GCCTTCGCGGTGGTCGCCATGGCGCCGATGCGTGAACTGGGCATTCCGCACGAACGTGTCAACGTGAATGGCGGTGCCTGCGCACTGGGCCATCCCATCGGTGCCTCCGGCGCGCGTCTGGTGGTGACCCTGGTCAACGCATTGCGCACGCACGGCGGCAAGCGCGGCATTGCCACGCTCTGCATCGGTGGCGGCGAAGCAACGGCCATCGCCATCGAATTGATCTGAAAGGAATTAACGCTGATTTCGCAAAAATGAATGCGGGATCGCTTGACAGCCAATCTTGGCTTGTCATCATGTTGTCGGCGCGCAGTTGCGCGTTGCCTAATTCAACGACGAGGATTCACACAATGAGCATCAACAAGCTGCTGGTCGCTATGTCCCTGGCCCTGGCCCTGGCCGCCTGCTCGAAGCAGGAAGCTGCCCAGGACGCCGCTGCTTCGGCCAACGAAGCCGCCACCGAAGCCCAGGCTGCTGCCGACCAGGCCGCCGCTGCTGGCGCCCAGACCGCCGACGCTGCCCAGCAGGCCGCTGACACCGCCGCCACCGCTGCCGACGCTTCGACCGACGCTGCTGCCCAGGCTGGCGCTGCTGCCACCGACGCTGCTGCCGGCGCTGCTGCCGACGCTGCCAAGGCCGGTGAAGCCACCGCCGAGCAGGCCAAGGACGCTGCTGAAGAAGCCAAGAAGTAATAACTTCTTTCTTCACGCTGTTCTGGAAAAGCCGCTGGTTCGCCAGCGGCTTTTTCTTTGCCCGATGCCCTGCCACCGCACCACCACCGGGCCTTCACGACGGCATGAATAGGCTGGCGTCCCCATCCATTGCAGCCTTGGAGACCGCCATGAAGACCCGTCCGCTGACCACCTCCCTGCTGGCCGCCTCCCTGCTGCTTGCCTTGGCTGCCTGCAAGGGCCCCGAGGCCGAACAGGCAAAGCAGGACGCCGCCCAGGCCGCAGACAGCGCTGGCGCCGCCGCGCGCGAAGCGGTGGACAAGGCCGCAGCCGCGACCCGCGACGCCGCTGACAGGACCGCTGAAGCGTCCGAGCACGCTGCCGCTGACACCCAGCAGGCGCTGGACAATGCCGCCGACGCCACCGCGAACGCCGCAGAGCAGGCCAAGGTCGCCGCCACCGATGCCGCCGCCCACGCCAGCGACGCCACCGCCACGGCCGCGCAGAAAGTCGCCGACAAGGCCCGCGATGTCGCCGACGACGCCAAGGCCAACGCCGCCAAGGAAGAAGCCAAGCACTGAAGCGCCACAGCGCTCGGCGCTACCCGTAGCCGAGCATGGGCTTGGCTCTACACAAAAGCCGCGGCATGGCCGCGGCTTTTCTGCTTCTGCCTTCTGCTTTTTCTGTTGATTCCGCGGTGGACGCGCACGGAAAACCGTCCGAGGCCGCGCGGGTGGGTTGCGCAGGGGCGTAAGCGCCATGGATGGCGCGCCCGAGCCTACAAGGACGTATTTACGGCGTCCCCTGCGCAGCCCACCCGCGCGGCCCGCTCACGATGCAGGGACCACCGCGAGGGGCTCCGCCGTTGGCCGCCTACTGCGGCAGCGCGCGCGCCATCATCGCCCCCACATCCACCCCCGCCGGCAGCGTCCCGAACACCAGGCCATGCTCGCCCTGCAACCGGCTGCGCACGAACACCCCGGCCATCGGGCTGCGCGCCCGCAACAGCAAGGCCGCCTGCAACAACAGCACCGTGCGCTCGCAGAACAACCGCGCCTGTGATTCATCCGGGGCCGGTGCCGAAGCCCAGCGCTGCAGGGCATCCGCGTAACGCGTGTCGTGATCGGCCACCGCCTCCAGCTCCGCACGCAGCGCCCGCAGCGCGTCCGGCTCGCGGCCCATCGCCCGCAGCACATCCAGGCACTGCACGTTGCCGCTGCCTTCCCAGATCGAATTCAACGGCGCCTGCCGGTACAGCCGCGGCAGCATCGATTCTTCCACATAACCAGCACCGCCCAGGCATTCCTGCGCCTCATTGACGAAGGCCGCTGCGCGCTTGCAGACCCAGTACTTGCCCAACGCCGTGCCCAGCCGCGCCAATGCCGCTTCCTGCGGATCGCTGCCGGCGCGGTCGACCGCGCGCGCGATGCGCATCGCCAACACCGTGGCCGCTTCCGATTCCAGCGCCAGGTCGGCCAGTACATTGCCCATCAGCGCATGCTCCACCAACGGCTTGCCGAAGGTCCGCCGGTGCCGTGCATGGTGCAGCGCCTGCGCCAGGGCCATGCGCATTTCCGCAGCCGCGCCGAGCATGCAGTCCAGCCGCGTCATCATCACCATGCCGATGATGGTGGCCACGCCCCTGCCCTCCTCGCCCACGCGCCAGGCCTGCGCGCCGCAGAACTCGACTTCGCTGGAGGCATTGGACCAGTCACCCAGCTTGTCCTTCAGGCGCATCAGGTGGAAGGCATTGCGATCACCATCGGCCAGCCGCCGCGGCATCAGCAGGCAGGTCAAGCCAGCGGGCGCCTGCGCCAGCACCAGAAAGCCATCGGACATCGGCGCGGAGAAGAACCACTTGTGACCCACCAGGCGATAGCGCTCACCGTCGATGGGCTCGGCACGGGTGCTGTTGGCGCGCACGTCCGAACCGCCCTGCTTCTCGGTCATGCCCATGCCCAGGGTGATGCCGGCCTTGTCGGCCACCGGCACGTCGCGCGCGTCGTAGATGGGGGCGGCGGCCTTGCGTGCCCATTCGGCCAGGTGCGGGTGTCCCTGCAGCACCGCCACCGCGGCATGGGTCATCGTCAGCGGACAGCTGGTGCCCGCCTCCGCCTGGTGGTGCAGATAGCTCAGGGCGGCCCGCGCCACATGCGCGCCGGGTTGCGGCTCATGCCATGACAGACCCGACAC
Above is a genomic segment from Stenotrophomonas sp. ESTM1D_MKCIP4_1 containing:
- a CDS encoding acyl-CoA dehydrogenase family protein gives rise to the protein MNGPSFSSSTPFETHVVLNQPPPFAGRQLWTDDVALAEAVQREGGAAFVPRLVVYGALAGNQLYQLGFDANRDRPRLRTHDAQGHRIDTVEFHPAYHQLMHAAKQHGVSGLSWHEPQPGAHVARAALSYLHHQAEAGTSCPLTMTHAAVAVLQGHPHLAEWARKAAAPIYDARDVPVADKAGITLGMGMTEKQGGSDVRANSTRAEPIDGERYRLVGHKWFFSAPMSDGFLVLAQAPAGLTCLLMPRRLADGDRNAFHLMRLKDKLGDWSNASSEVEFCGAQAWRVGEEGRGVATIIGMVMMTRLDCMLGAAAEMRMALAQALHHARHRRTFGKPLVEHALMGNVLADLALESEAATVLAMRIARAVDRAGSDPQEAALARLGTALGKYWVCKRAAAFVNEAQECLGGAGYVEESMLPRLYRQAPLNSIWEGSGNVQCLDVLRAMGREPDALRALRAELEAVADHDTRYADALQRWASAPAPDESQARLFCERTVLLLQAALLLRARSPMAGVFVRSRLQGEHGLVFGTLPAGVDVGAMMARALPQ